Part of the Drosophila pseudoobscura strain MV-25-SWS-2005 chromosome 2, UCI_Dpse_MV25, whole genome shotgun sequence genome, acagcagccaggcagccaggcaacCACCCCCCCAGCGTGCGAGCAGCACCCCGGcaaccacccaaccacccacccactgcCGCAGCATCCGCCACCAAGCgtcgccgttgccgctgccgttgccgtcgccgttgTTGTAATTTAATTCGTTGCtgcgccgccgtcgccgtcgtcgtcgtcaccatcgccatcgccatcgccatcgtcgttGTCCTCATCATTATTTTCGAAGGCATATTGCTAGGATAACATTTGATTTTGGATTCAGTTGTAATTCTACCGTTCGTACGTACTGGCTGCTCCGTTTCCACGACGCCACAAGCCGCCATCCAGCAACCAGCATCCGCTTTCCATCCCAGTCCCGTTACTGTTACCAGTTCCTTGGCTCCCCGGTTCCCCCGGTTCCCGGTTCCCCGATCCCTGTTTCGGTTGCCAACGCCAGTCACAGATTTAACTTTCGCTCTCACTTTCGGCAGCAGCTCCTGTCGGGCTGTTGGGCAGTTGGGCAGTTGCCCAAAGCAACCGGGTCGCGTCTCGGCTTACAGcatccttgtccttgtcgctGCCGCGTTCTTGTCCTCGTTCTCATCTGCATACGAATCCTTCTATGCCACATCCGGTCATGCGGTGGCTGTTTGTGTCAAGTGCCCGAGTGTCAAGCGTTGCAGTTACCCGCCAAGCGGTCCGGCCGGGATCAGCTCCGGGCCGCGCGGATCACATCTGAGAATCGGTTTTGGGTATCGGAGTGGAACCATTTCGCAAGCTCCTTTAGCCTTTCCAGCCAAACGAATGCATTCGCGGTACGGCTTTGACTATCAGACGCGtcaccaccaacagcagcagcagcagcacctgcaCCATCATCACCAGCTCGAGTCGTCGCCGCTGAACTACACGAATCTCCTCGAGAAGTGCCGCTGCAAGCAGTCGCTGCCAGTCAGCGCCAcccagccgccgccgccgacacTGCCACccgcccagctccagctgcagctgcaccatcatcatcaccaccatcatcaccaGACGTTCGTGGCCACGGCCAGTGCCGCCGCCTGCTACAGCAGCTCCTCGACCATTGAACCTGCGGCTGGCTCCCCAGCATCCGCAGCCTCGTTCtccacagccgcagcctccTGTGCGGCCGCCTCCAACTCGGTCTCGGCGGGTCTGGGCACCAGCACAGGCTCTGTGGCGAATCTATCCGCTACAACCACAACCAtgtaccaccaccaccacagacGTCACAACAATTTGTCCTATTGCGGTGGTAAATATCCagagatactcgtatatgttCCCTCCTCCCTGTCCCCCCTTTGGTGCTGCATCCGTGTCTGCGACACGTTGCACAGGTGGCAAGAGCCCGTGTCAAGTGCCCGCTCGACTGTGGCCAAATTAACAAAGTGGTAAGGCAAATGTTCGGTATCTGGAGAGTTTTCTTCGAACCAATACGAACATTTCCTACGTTGATTGAGTCAAAAGGATAGTTTCAAAAGGATAGTTTCTCCCATCCTTCTGGCTCCAAGTTTCGGCTTCAAGTTTAAGTAAACTCTAGGGTATTATACGCGCTTTTCCACACAAATTGAAAGGCTTATTTTAAGTGATAGAATATGTATTTTCTTCGTGTTTGGTTCCCTTGTGATTTATGGGCATATCTTTCATATGAATCATGGCTTAAAGTATGTGTTCTTTGCGGAAGTAATGATcctaaacatacatatgtttctTGGATCTTGTCATAACTAGAGCTCTTAATGCTCTTCTTTATATAGATTTTATTGGATTGAATGGTTATAAGTTATCAGAGAACATGATAAAGCACTCCTTGCTATCAGGGACTAGATGTGGCACAATAATCCACATCAAAATCCTTCGAAGTATAGACTTTGCATCGTGGATTCTACAAGTCTTTGCTGCTATGGAAACATCAGCTACACAattctaatatacccctatacccATAGCCAGAAATATGTGcttatttctggtattttagGGCATAAGTGGGCCCACTTTTTGAGTTTGCGAATCGAGAAGCAATCACACATTGCGCGTACTTTGTTTTTACATTCTTGGGACCGACTGTCGGTCCCGCACACCTTTAGTACCGTCGTTGGTTGCCGAAGAATAAACCTCGGAGCAGTGGGTGCCGTTTCCACCGCTGTTTTAGAGTCAACAGCTCTGATATAGAAAGCAACTTGTTGGAATATCCTTTTAGAAATACGACACTATATCGTGTGTGTCCATGTATGCAGATATATTATAGTATTTCCTGCAAAAGATGTTGAAAGATTCTGTGTTTTCCTAAATACATAAATCTTTAATGTCTCTCCGTTTTGGGGCAGATTGCAAAATGCCGACGGCTAGTGCAGCCATCGACAAGGACCAATCCTTGGCCATAATCCGCATAGACAATATTTCTCTGCTAATCGTCTCGTTTCTCTGTTAAATTTCCAGTTTCCGGCCAGGAGCAGAACTACCAAGTGCAGTATGTGGACTCGGAGCTCTACCACAGCAACTCCAGCCAGACGCAAATGTAAGCAATTGAAACCATTAGAAACTCCAAAACCCCACAGAACAAGGGGAAATACTGCTCGTCCTCGTGCTCATACTCgtcctcgtactcgtactcgtacaagcTGAGCGATAAGAGATGAAATCGAAACACAGTTGACCCACACAGCACATGACAACGCTTGACCTTTCCGTTTTCGCCTCCGTTCCATCCCGTTCCACAGGACATATCCGTTCTGCCCGGTGGCCGACTACCAGGGCAATGGTCAGACATACTACTCGACCGCGTCGACGGGCCAGTATGCGGCGACGACGCAGTCGGCTGGGGGCAATACGGCGGGCAATGCGGCCCACTCCACGACGCTGCCCTACCTGGTGCCCGTGGAGGAGGGCCTGCTGCTGAACGGCTCCTCGCAGTCGCACAGCCGCGACTCGCCGCACAGCCTGACGGTGAGTAGGGAGCGGGGACGGGAGTGGGAGCCACCTGAGCCAACTGTGACTACATTGACTAACCCTTGGGCCACCCTTGGGCTGCAGCACGAGGTTGCCTACATCCAGGAGGCGCAGAGCACGCCCCAGACGCCCACCTCGACGACGACCACCAACTCGGCCAGCGGCGGCAGCCTCGGAACGGGCGGCGGTGGCGCCTCCCCCGATTCGGACCAGAGCGCGctcggcaacagcaacaagattGCCTCGGCAACGGTAAGTAGTGGCCCCCACCTTTGGGGCGGGGGGATGGCATGggtatgggaatggggatACCCTGGTTACGCTCcgccctccagcagcagcagcagcatcagccaTACTGacatctctctctgtcgccgGCAGATCAAATGGTTGTCACGCAACTACGAGACGGCCGACGGTGTCAGCCTGCCCAGGTCCACCCTGTACAACCACTACATGCAGCACTGCAACGAGCAGAAGCTGGAGCCGGTGAATGCAGCCAGCTTCGGCAAGCTGATACGCTCCGTGTTCTCCGGCCTGCGCACACGTCGCCTGGGCACGCGCGGCAACTCCAAGTACCACTACTATGGCATCCGCATCAAGCCCGGCTCGCTGCTGAACCATCACTCCATGGAGGACTCCAAGTCGATGCACGGCTACGGGCCATCCTCCGGGGCCAACGGGGCCCTGGTaagcgtcagcagcagcacgtcCGGTCAAATGGCGGGCTCCAACGGCAGCGTGGGCATGGCCGGTTCCGCCGGCCAGCGGAACGGCACGTCCAAGAAGCACAGCTTCAAGCCCGAGACCTACGAGGCATGCATCCAAGTAAGCAACTCCTCCACACAAAAAATCGATTAAACGCCCTAATCCACTCCATTCCGCAGTACATTGGCGACGGTAGCAGCGCCCTGCCCTCGTTTCCGCCCATCGAGCTGAGCCACAGCTTCAGCAGCGAGCTCACGCTGGAGGATGTGGACACGTTCCGGGCACTGTACCGCGAGCATTGCGAGTCCTTTCTGGATGCCGTGCTGAATCTGGAATTCGGCACCGTGGAGTTTCTGCTGCGCGACTTCTGGCGGtccagcgacaacaacaacctggACGAGTGCGAGGAGGAGAAGTACTTGAGCAAGACAAAGCTGTATCTGTTGTGCCACTGCGCAGAAGTGCAAAAGTTCGTACGCGAGGTGGGTGCAATGGACGGACAAAAGCGCTTTCAACTCTAAGAAGGGCCATGGCTTTGAATAGTATCTGTATTTTATGTATTCTTTGAACAGGTGGACTATCAGTTCTACCAGAACACAGTGGATGTCATCATACCCGATGTGTTGCGCTCCATACCGAACGCCCTGACCCAGGCCATACGCAATTTCGCCAAGAACctggagctgtggctgtgcgAGAGCATGATGGGTGTGCCGGAGCAGTTGGCCCAGATCAAGACCAGCGCCGTATCCGCCTTTTGCCAGACGCTGCGTCGCTACACCTCGCTCAATCATCTGGCGCAGGCCGCACGAGCTGTGCTCCAGAACGGGGCCCAGATCTCCCAGATGTTGAGTGATCTGAACCGCGTGGATTTCCACAATGTGCAGGTGAGTCGAGCAACGAAATACAACGAAATTATTGGAGACTGAACAGCGCTCTTTGTGCCCGTGCAGGAACAGGCCGCCTGGGTGAGTCAGTGTGCCCCGGCTGTGGTTCAGAGATTGGAGAGCGACTTCAAGGCcgccctgcagcagcagagctcGCTGGAGCagtgggccagctggctgCAGCTCGTGGTCGAGTCGGCCATGGAGGAGTACACGGGCAAGCCGACATATGCGCGGGCCGCCCGCCAGTTCCTGCTCAAGTGGAGCTTCTACAGCTCGATGATCATCCGGGACTTGACGCTGCGCTCGGCCTCGAGCTTCGGCAGCTTCCACCTGATAAGGCTTCTGTTCGACGAGTACATGTTCTATCTGGTGGAGCACAAGATAGCCGAGGCGCAGCAGAAGACGGCCATAGCGGTCATATGCGAACGCATGGTAAGATTCCTTGGAATTGTACCCATAGCCCTCTTGATTCGCTAACAATCCCAATGTTCCCCAGAAGAAAGAGATGGACTTTGAATTCGAATGCCAGTTCGCGTACATCACCAGCGAAACGGAGCAGCAGAATACCCCCAGCTCGGTCAGCGGCGGGGATGTTGGCAACGAGGCGAAGCGACTGAAGCAGGAATGAGTTGCTATGGAAGTGGAAGCAGAAGCGGAAGCAGTGAAACTAGTATTCATAGTAGCCGAGTTTATGTAATCCGTAATTGTTATCCCGATCAGTGTGCACCTGTCCCCATGTCCCCATGTCTCCCTGTCACCCATATTCAGCTCTGCATTTAATAGTCAAACCGTGTGTTGTACGTATCCGTGTGTTAGTTTGTAGTCCTAAGTTCCCAGACCCTAAGCGTAGTCAGTCGATCAGTTTTAGTAGTAACATTTTAGGCAGACTCAAAGGACTCATAGCTTATGCAGAGGCAGCGCTAGCGCTGGCCGATGGGTGTGTTTGTATGAGTGAGCATTGCCCCCACATTGAAGTGAAGAGCCGTccagcaggcaggaggcaacagcaggcggcagcaaGGCGCAAGCCGCAAGCAACGTCTGGCCTTGCCTGCCCGATCAactgatccgatctgatctctGATCGATCCGTGTATTCATAAGATACATTTTAGTTTAAGTACATGTGCATTAATATCTGTAATTTACGTCTAATTGTCTACTGTCGTCTACTGTCTACGTCTACGTCTACGATAATGTTAGTTCCCTTTGTTTGTTTAAGAGAGAGCGGAGAATGCATCAGTTTTGTCTGGTTTCAActatcttgtatcttgtatgTCACAGCGCACAGCGCACGgcgcacactcgcacacatagatacacagatcacacacacaaccacataCACATGGAGCACCCACGCACACTGAAAGCGaaagcgacagcgacagcgaaagcTAGAGTtcgattttatagattttaGCGAAACAGCTTGCTCAACGAATTAACAAAGTATCGGTATATCCAGCTCAAACCTAAGCTAAGTGAACAACAGGCCTTAAATGTGCAAAGATCAACACTCAATTTTGAAACAATACAATTTACCATATACCTTATACCTTATactctatatgtatatgtatatctatatctatatagtATACAATGTGTAGACTAAGAAACATGAatgtaatatgtatattttaactACAAGTGGATGCTCTGGGGGAGCAgcatacaatatattttaacaGAGGCGCTTTTCAAAGTATTTGATGCCATTTTATGTGTACGAGTACAAGATGCAAACGAACCAAAATACGATTTGCTTTGCACATCGAGTAACTAAGCGGATGCCTGCGTGCTCCATCCAACTGTCTAGTCCTAAAGCACACATCTGACATTATCCCTGCCTGGCACAAAAAAGAACGAACCAAATACCaaccacatacatatgtacatattcggCTCTTGACGAATCTGTCCGGTCTGGCAGGCGAATGGACGGCGACGGGCACAGTACACGTGCAAAAGCATGATATCAACACAGAGTTCCTCTCGCACGATTGTCCACTGTCCCGCCCACGCCTGCCACTCTGCCCAGGCAGCAAAGCTCAATTACGATCTgctcaaaatgcaaattgctcAGCTAATACCTAAGTTTTATTGGTTGttgaaggaaaacaaataacaaactTTTGAAATGTCAAAACTATTTATATAtgtgaaataaaaattgtCCTCAAAAAataaccgaaaccgaaacataTCCTTGACCTGTAATCAATATTTATTGGAGGGTATAAACACGCTTCATACTTGTGTAGATAGCTTCGATCTGTGCGACCGCAAAGTGTCTACCCTTGATGGAATTGGGAGAAGTGTATCAATGATATTTTTATCGGAAAACTATTATAAATTCGGAGCAGCAAGCTTCAATAGCTTCATAGGATCCAGCTTCAATAGCTCCATACCTTATTGACACCTTGGACGCTTTAGATTCTGGAAAAGGGCTCGCAGAAAACCGATCCCTCGTACCTCACCAATTAGAAGTGGGATGTACTCGTGTTGTTAGTTTATTTGTTTACTTCTATTATAATGTTTGTTATTTCTACTCAAGCCCAGAGTTTTTATTTCTTCTTCTCTCAATTTCTTGTATGTTGTGTAAATGTAGCGCAGCACCCAACTCAATCTAACCACAAATGGGCTGCGTGGAGCTGTTTCGGAACTAATCGGACCTCAGCCCGAATAGGCAGAAGGCACACGCACCGCCGACCTGCAGGAGAATCGAATAAGTGTTGTAATAAATGGATAAATGGGTTTTTTACGTCTACCTTGTTTCCCCACATGCCGGGCAGTGTCTTCATAACCTCAGCACTCTCCTTTAGCGACTCCTTGCACACCTTGCATTTCGGATCGTCATCTTTCTGCAGCTCCTGAATCTTGCGGGCCGGTGGCATACCAATGCCCAGGTTCGAGGAGTCTGGCACGTCCTTATTGATGCCGCTATTTTTCGCCACCAGGTCGGCCTTCTCGACGATTTTCTTAATGTTGTCGGACATAATGCAAATCTTTTAAATCttttgaaagttttttttcgGAAACCAAAACTGAAAACGTTTACGTTCGGAACAActccaaaatgaaaatgattttAGTAAAGGAAGCTAACAATTTGACAGGAAGCTCGTAGATGAGTTTTGGGGAATTCAACTTGAAAAGTCAGTGTTGAAAAAGAGCGTCCAAGCAACCAGGGCTTAAATATTTCACACAGCTGTCTTTTCATCAAAAGTACGATTCGCTTAATGGATACACCGAAATCAGCAGACTTTTAGAAAGGGAAAATTAAAGAATTGAAAAAGGATTAACTTAAAGCAATCATACCCTAATGCGTATGTTTTTAGAATGGTATAAGTTAAACAATACATAATAATATAGATAAACTTGTTCCCTATTGAACATTGAACCATTTTGAGAACGGAGTTCTATTGTCCATATTTTCAATGAATTTCCAATGGGTATTCTTTAGAGGCAGCCTACCATGACCTATAGCAGTGAATATTGATATCACTTTGCCCGTGTATTGTGGCACAGATTGACAAAACGAATTAAACCAAACTAATCAAAATCGGATTAGCTGCTAACAGAATACAGATAATTTCGTGGGTTACACGATAAATATTTTTCCCCTCACTGGAACTTTTTTTGATCTTTAAGAATTCACCGCTCTATTCATATTCGGAAAAATGTACTAAAATTACCCTGGAATAAGGTTTTACCCACGTTTTATTCTTTTAATTTGTAgatgtttttttatttttattgaatttttttggtttaaattTTTCAGTATCAACTCTATACAAAAATGGTTCACTCTTAGCTTAGGCATTTACATAGGTTTCTATCTGTATCGGGTATGGATATGGGTATCGGGTATGGATATAGGTATTggtatcggtatcggtatAATTTGTTAAATGCTACTTAGGTGCTAGTATTACAACGAAAAAAAGTGTATGaatgttgtatttatttcgCTTGTGGAATAGTTGAATGCAAAAGttgagaaaacaaaaaaaaaacaaaaatgcttTATATTCAAGTGAGCAAAATGCCAGTCATGAGCAACAGGCCTTGTAAATCGTTAATCGGCTCTTTGTACTATTTTAAATCTGAGGCTTGATCATGTTCGCTTCAAGTCTTATTGGTTTGCGGATCCTGTGTCGTTTCATTTGGAATACGGGTTGTTTCACTTACGATTAGCTACATATAGTATacaatagtttattttttcatCTTAAGCCTATTCTTAAATTCTTAAATTGTGTGAAAACTATTTACACTACAATCCTACTATGTATATTCGTAAAAATAATTGACTGTTCTTTCCAGCAATAATGTAGATTCTATTCTCGTTTCATATATAgtacaaatacatacaaaagTTCTATAAAAAATCCGCATGCGAATACTGGACCGGCAAgttgtttatgtgtgtgtgtttgtggtgtgtttagtttttttttacaacaTTACCTAACTTAAAGTTGGAATTCGGATTCGGAATCGGCTGAAAAATGCTTGCAAATGCTGCAAATTGTCACATTTCGGGTACAAAAGATTAACAAAAGCTGGAAAAGCGAACATAATGTTCCCATTTCGTTGTCCAATaatcgttgttgtttttgtgtttttgtgttgttgtgttgCACATTGTCAATAATCTATAATCTATATAATAACTGCGTCAAGTTTCGTTAAGTTTAATGGAGTATGAAATCTTCACGTTTGTCAGGGTGTTTGTGATCAACGGGGGTCAAGGGAGATCATTATTCAATTATCATCATTATTCAAATCATTACtcaattattcaaaattgGAAAACAATTAACATTACAAATAGCTTTATGCATCGTCAGGGGGTCAGGACTAACTACTGAGACTTTCACTTGGTTGAGAGTTTCTTTCTACTGCTCAAGCGTCAAGACAGAGACTCAAGGCAGAGTGTCGATTTGGGCAAAAGTTTCGAGCAAACCTTTACAATTATTGGCATAGATTTATTCGAAAATCGACCACAGATTAATAAGGACTACAAAAAGATTCAAAGTAAGCTTAACTGGAGAGAAATGAGATCtccaaaataataaaatgtataaattctGATTTTCAATCAGTTTAGATGGGTATTGGGCACGGGTACAACTGACAAATGATTACCGAAAATGTTCTTAGGGATACGTTTAAGCGTAGCAAGGGGGCTTCTTTCCTATACTATGTAGCGTGGGCCTAGCACTAAGTGTATGCTATTTAATTTATGCGCGTGTGTGTGAAACATCCATGGCTACTACTGTGGTACTGCATGGTATGTGGTTTGTGCAAATCGAAAGAGAGCGGGGCGGCTTGGCCTTTGCCCCTTTAAATGATGCGGTTGACCAGTGGCATCTTGCGGCGATTGTATGTGGTCGGCTGTGGCTGCGCCTGTGTCTGCACCAGCTGCTGCACCTTCACCTTCTGGCCATactgctgctccagctcgCCGGCGGGGCCGATGGCATAGTTGATGTCCAGACGCGCACGcttcgcctgctgctgctgctggtggtggtagCCGTTGTGGTTCGCATTCAGATCGGCCGGATTCAGCTCGATGATGTGTGTGCCTTGGCCGCTGGCTATGGTGCGGCGCACTGCCTCCTTATCGTCCTCGATGTCGATGGCATCGTACAGTTGTTCGTCGACCTGGAAGATTGGGAACGAAAGCGTTAGCAAAGGGCTGTTCAGAGTGCGGATAACAAGGCTAGATACCTTCTCGTATAGCAACGAAGACTTCTCGACCAGGTGCCTTTCCAAACTCACCTCAATGTCAAAGTCGCTGCTCTTCTGGCCGAGCAGGACGTGGTCAAGGGGCAGGTGATGGCTCGACTGGCTGGCAGCGGGGTGGCTGGCGAGTAGCTCTTCCTCGGCCTCGAACTCGCGCAGCATATcgtcgtcctcatcctcgtcgaCGACATCTTCGTCCTCCTCAACGAGCATCGCATCCACAAGGGTGTCGTCGAagtcctgctcctccagatcGGACGACTCTTCGATCTCCGACGTCGAATCGAGCTCCACATCGGAGTCGGCCGATCCGTGCTTCATCTCGCCGCGCTCCAGCGACTCCAGGTGCTCCGGATAGACCATGGCGCAGCGTATGGCCTGTGGATCCTTGCGCGACCACTTCTGCACCTCCTCGTCCATCTTGGTGATGCGCTCCGGGTTCATGGCCCAGCGACAGCCCTTGCGCTGATTGCCGTTCGTGGCCGGGCGCTCGATCTTCTCAAAGCACTTGTTCAGCGACAGATTGTGCCGCACGCTGTTCTTCCAGCCACTGGGCGCATTCTCGAAGTACGGAAAGTGCTGGCACAGGAAACTGTAGATCTCCGAGACGGGCAGCGAGCCGGCCCGCGAGTTCTTCAGGGCCAGCGCGATGAGGCAGGAGTATGAGTAGGCCGGCTTGGGGAAGGCGCTGCCCACGACAGGCAGCTTGAccttctgctgcagcggctTGACGAGACCagcactgccgctgctgttgttggcgaTGTTGACCAGGTTGCTGCCATTGCTGAGcggcgaggaggaggccagCGACGAGCCGGACGATGGCGAGCCCATGCTCTGCATCTGGTGGTGCGGCGAATGGGCCGACGAGGCGATGCTCTTTGGTGTGGTGCTCCCCTGCTGCAGCAGGCCGCGCTTGGAGGCCTCCTCCCGCTTCAGGACCATGCCGTTGCCCGAGCTCGGGGACGAGCCGTTGGGGGATTTGGCCGACGACTGGTGCTTCAGCTTTTGGTAGGCGGCGCTGTTGGCGAAGGTCAGGCCCCCGATGCCGGGCGCCAGCTTGATCGTGTTGGTGGAGACGCCTCCGGTGGTGAGCAGGTTGGAGGAGGTCTTTGAGGTCTTGTTGCCGCCCTCCTCAGACGGACTGGACTGCGACTGGGCCCTGCGCAGCTCCGTGCCCAGATCCTTGCGCACCGCATCCACCGCCGAGGAGTTTCGGCGCTGCAGCACCGAGTTGGTGGCCATGGTGGCCGGTGCCGTGCTCCCGGTGCCGGTTACCACCGAAATCTGTTTGGGTATGTGTGCGCTCACTTGCTCCCGGCGCAGCGATCCAGCGCTGACCTTCATCTGGGCCGGCGAGAAGGTCAGATGTGACTTGTGCTGGTCCCGGTCCCCGCATGGTGATGCCGGCACGGCCCGCGACTGTGTGGAAGTGGCTGCCTTGCCCCTGCGCGGCGACCCCAGCATGGAGGAGGCCGAGCAGACAGCGGAGTTGATCAGCGGCATCACCGAAATGGGATTCACGCAGGCCCCCAGATCGGCGTAGTAGTCGGTGTTCGACCAGAAGTTGGCCGAGGAGCCCATCCACTTGGCCGTCGGCGAGGCGTGCAGCGTGCTGCTGGCCAGGAAATTGGCATTGGCGTTGTATGCCACCGGCaggttgctgccgctgctcgtgttgttgttgatggcCGAAATCGTCTCCAGGGCGTGGTCCAGCGAGGTCAGGTCGCTAGAGGTAGCCAATGTACTGGCTATCTCCGCCCGGATGTCCACGTCCAGCATGTCCTGCATCGAGTCGGACACGTAAAAGTCTAGCGAAGGGCCAGCCGCATCCTGCAAGGGA contains:
- the Rfx gene encoding DNA-binding protein RFX2 isoform X2, with amino-acid sequence MTTRLAPQRQFIISTRSAVASASASAVVVDAIQAEPAEELQQLPDDVLTVEVENTNTNSNNNLPTAATSVTTSPTHAEQFEFCTEDGVVVSGTLEDVMTQNCQLLQKKLSEGDDSVTGTATGAEQLEVIRVVLPMDASDSSNEAHMPIHGHVVNCSSDIGGTITTTEPNGSTITHSIPLHSMADLSAIKNGVDLAQQVANGQVTVVQATEDDDGTPFITVTVSGQEQNYQVQYVDSELYHSNSSQTQMTYPFCPVADYQGNGQTYYSTASTGQYAATTQSAGGNTAGNAAHSTTLPYLVPVEEGLLLNGSSQSHSRDSPHSLTVSRERGREWEPPEPTVTTLTNPWATLGLQHEVAYIQEAQSTPQTPTSTTTTNSASGGSLGTGGGGASPDSDQSALGNSNKIASATIKWLSRNYETADGVSLPRSTLYNHYMQHCNEQKLEPVNAASFGKLIRSVFSGLRTRRLGTRGNSKYHYYGIRIKPGSLLNHHSMEDSKSMHGYGPSSGANGALVSVSSSTSGQMAGSNGSVGMAGSAGQRNGTSKKHSFKPETYEACIQYIGDGSSALPSFPPIELSHSFSSELTLEDVDTFRALYREHCESFLDAVLNLEFGTVEFLLRDFWRSSDNNNLDECEEEKYLSKTKLYLLCHCAEVQKFVREVDYQFYQNTVDVIIPDVLRSIPNALTQAIRNFAKNLELWLCESMMGVPEQLAQIKTSAVSAFCQTLRRYTSLNHLAQAARAVLQNGAQISQMLSDLNRVDFHNVQEQAAWVSQCAPAVVQRLESDFKAALQQQSSLEQWASWLQLVVESAMEEYTGKPTYARAARQFLLKWSFYSSMIIRDLTLRSASSFGSFHLIRLLFDEYMFYLVEHKIAEAQQKTAIAVICERMKEMDFEFECQFAYITSETEQQNTPSSVSGGDVGNEAKRLKQE
- the Rfx gene encoding DNA-binding protein RFX2 isoform X6 yields the protein MHSRYGFDYQTRHHQQQQQQHLHHHHQLESSPLNYTNLLEKCRCKQSLPVSATQPPPPTLPPAQLQLQLHHHHHHHHHQTFVATASAAACYSSSSTIEPAAGSPASAASFSTAAASCAAASNSVSAGLGTSTGSVANLSATTTTMYHHHHRRHNNLSYCGVSGQEQNYQVQYVDSELYHSNSSQTQMTYPFCPVADYQGNGQTYYSTASTGQYAATTQSAGGNTAGNAAHSTTLPYLVPVEEGLLLNGSSQSHSRDSPHSLTHEVAYIQEAQSTPQTPTSTTTTNSASGGSLGTGGGGASPDSDQSALGNSNKIASATIKWLSRNYETADGVSLPRSTLYNHYMQHCNEQKLEPVNAASFGKLIRSVFSGLRTRRLGTRGNSKYHYYGIRIKPGSLLNHHSMEDSKSMHGYGPSSGANGALVSVSSSTSGQMAGSNGSVGMAGSAGQRNGTSKKHSFKPETYEACIQYIGDGSSALPSFPPIELSHSFSSELTLEDVDTFRALYREHCESFLDAVLNLEFGTVEFLLRDFWRSSDNNNLDECEEEKYLSKTKLYLLCHCAEVQKFVREVDYQFYQNTVDVIIPDVLRSIPNALTQAIRNFAKNLELWLCESMMGVPEQLAQIKTSAVSAFCQTLRRYTSLNHLAQAARAVLQNGAQISQMLSDLNRVDFHNVQEQAAWVSQCAPAVVQRLESDFKAALQQQSSLEQWASWLQLVVESAMEEYTGKPTYARAARQFLLKWSFYSSMIIRDLTLRSASSFGSFHLIRLLFDEYMFYLVEHKIAEAQQKTAIAVICERMKKEMDFEFECQFAYITSETEQQNTPSSVSGGDVGNEAKRLKQE
- the Rfx gene encoding DNA-binding protein RFX2 isoform X5 gives rise to the protein MHSRYGFDYQTRHHQQQQQQHLHHHHQLESSPLNYTNLLEKCRCKQSLPVSATQPPPPTLPPAQLQLQLHHHHHHHHHQTFVATASAAACYSSSSTIEPAAGSPASAASFSTAAASCAAASNSVSAGLGTSTGSVANLSATTTTMYHHHHRRHNNLSYCGVSGQEQNYQVQYVDSELYHSNSSQTQMTYPFCPVADYQGNGQTYYSTASTGQYAATTQSAGGNTAGNAAHSTTLPYLVPVEEGLLLNGSSQSHSRDSPHSLTVSRERGREWEPPEPTVTTLTNPWATLGLQHEVAYIQEAQSTPQTPTSTTTTNSASGGSLGTGGGGASPDSDQSALGNSNKIASATIKWLSRNYETADGVSLPRSTLYNHYMQHCNEQKLEPVNAASFGKLIRSVFSGLRTRRLGTRGNSKYHYYGIRIKPGSLLNHHSMEDSKSMHGYGPSSGANGALVSVSSSTSGQMAGSNGSVGMAGSAGQRNGTSKKHSFKPETYEACIQYIGDGSSALPSFPPIELSHSFSSELTLEDVDTFRALYREHCESFLDAVLNLEFGTVEFLLRDFWRSSDNNNLDECEEEKYLSKTKLYLLCHCAEVQKFVREVDYQFYQNTVDVIIPDVLRSIPNALTQAIRNFAKNLELWLCESMMGVPEQLAQIKTSAVSAFCQTLRRYTSLNHLAQAARAVLQNGAQISQMLSDLNRVDFHNVQEQAAWVSQCAPAVVQRLESDFKAALQQQSSLEQWASWLQLVVESAMEEYTGKPTYARAARQFLLKWSFYSSMIIRDLTLRSASSFGSFHLIRLLFDEYMFYLVEHKIAEAQQKTAIAVICERMKKEMDFEFECQFAYITSETEQQNTPSSVSGGDVGNEAKRLKQE
- the Rfx gene encoding DNA-binding protein RFX2 isoform X1; this translates as MTTRLAPQRQFIISTRSAVASASASAVVVDAIQAEPAEELQQLPDDVLTVEVENTNTNSNNNLPTAATSVTTSPTHAEQFEFCTEDGVVVSGTLEDVMTQNCQLLQKKLSEGDDSVTGTATGAEQLEVIRVVLPMDASDSSNEAHMPIHGHVVNCSSDIGGTITTTEPNGSTITHSIPLHSMADLSAIKNGVDLAQQVANGQVTVVQATEDDDGTPFITVTVSGQEQNYQVQYVDSELYHSNSSQTQMTYPFCPVADYQGNGQTYYSTASTGQYAATTQSAGGNTAGNAAHSTTLPYLVPVEEGLLLNGSSQSHSRDSPHSLTVSRERGREWEPPEPTVTTLTNPWATLGLQHEVAYIQEAQSTPQTPTSTTTTNSASGGSLGTGGGGASPDSDQSALGNSNKIASATIKWLSRNYETADGVSLPRSTLYNHYMQHCNEQKLEPVNAASFGKLIRSVFSGLRTRRLGTRGNSKYHYYGIRIKPGSLLNHHSMEDSKSMHGYGPSSGANGALVSVSSSTSGQMAGSNGSVGMAGSAGQRNGTSKKHSFKPETYEACIQYIGDGSSALPSFPPIELSHSFSSELTLEDVDTFRALYREHCESFLDAVLNLEFGTVEFLLRDFWRSSDNNNLDECEEEKYLSKTKLYLLCHCAEVQKFVREVDYQFYQNTVDVIIPDVLRSIPNALTQAIRNFAKNLELWLCESMMGVPEQLAQIKTSAVSAFCQTLRRYTSLNHLAQAARAVLQNGAQISQMLSDLNRVDFHNVQEQAAWVSQCAPAVVQRLESDFKAALQQQSSLEQWASWLQLVVESAMEEYTGKPTYARAARQFLLKWSFYSSMIIRDLTLRSASSFGSFHLIRLLFDEYMFYLVEHKIAEAQQKTAIAVICERMKKEMDFEFECQFAYITSETEQQNTPSSVSGGDVGNEAKRLKQE